In a single window of the Tellurirhabdus bombi genome:
- a CDS encoding peptidylprolyl isomerase, which yields MRLESPRSALTPTSPFVLKFAFLSLLLSALLTGCKSSTATKTATPSEPVILKLGNKTFTTDEFFQSFTKNQISADSSRRTDIREYFDLYTNLKLKVLAAEQEGRDTTEAFREELATYRKQLGQSYLNDKALVESLTSEAYQRLQEEVNASHLLITVPEDAAPADTLAAYNTIIDLRKRALAGEDFAALARQYSKDPTAATNGGNLGYLSVFQLTYPLESAAYNTPNGSISAPVRARAGYHLMKVNSRRPNRGRARVAHILVRITPGAGDEGQQAAQKRIDEVYSRLQKGESFDNLAREYSDDKDSRNTGGVLPVIAIGGRRWAEPFEDAVFGLTTPGSYSKPIQTQYGWHIVRLLERIPTESYEALMPMLRQKVVTDTRGEVIREALAQRLRTQYTVTESGDVLKKVLNLADSSLTQGRWKIPALDATVDRKTIVQVNKQAYTTNEFLDYVSRHQQPRPVGSVAGVTMQRLYRKFVDDKLVEQEEKNLENKYPEFRALMTDIRDGVLLSQVMETNVWDKSMADSLAQRQLWEQNKNKYQYDQRAIATVLVAADNESLQQASEMLAKRPYQLRRSVAELGFDANQTALTSKSREGLFDLLVILIKNPDYVVEVAGSADGAERDTVSAGRIRNVVNYLTANGVPLARIMEKDHGKFRPGVKGEKARRITFRLFSNSRADVAKVLTAKNPATLTLQEGIFTKGQNPYVDGVEWKTGNATLQRDGKFALVMIERIEPPRQKTFEEARGAVINDYQVVLEKQLLSRLRQQFPVQANDEEVRKLVK from the coding sequence ATGCGTTTAGAATCACCGCGATCTGCTCTGACTCCAACATCGCCATTTGTATTGAAATTTGCTTTTTTAAGCCTGTTACTGAGTGCTTTACTAACAGGCTGTAAATCGTCAACCGCAACAAAAACAGCGACGCCCTCGGAACCCGTTATCCTGAAACTGGGCAACAAAACGTTTACGACAGACGAATTTTTTCAGTCGTTTACTAAAAATCAGATTTCTGCTGACTCAAGCCGCCGAACCGACATTCGCGAGTACTTTGATCTGTATACCAATCTGAAACTCAAAGTCTTGGCTGCTGAACAGGAAGGCCGCGACACTACGGAAGCTTTTCGGGAAGAACTCGCTACTTACCGCAAACAACTCGGCCAGTCTTATCTCAATGACAAAGCCCTGGTTGAATCGCTCACGTCAGAAGCGTACCAACGGCTTCAGGAAGAAGTGAACGCCTCTCACTTGTTGATTACCGTCCCGGAGGATGCTGCTCCAGCCGATACACTGGCAGCTTATAACACCATTATTGACCTACGGAAAAGAGCCTTAGCGGGCGAAGATTTTGCGGCCTTGGCTCGCCAATATTCGAAAGATCCAACCGCGGCGACGAACGGAGGCAACTTAGGCTACCTTTCTGTTTTTCAGCTAACTTATCCGTTGGAGTCCGCGGCTTACAACACTCCGAATGGGAGTATTTCGGCACCAGTCCGGGCCCGGGCAGGCTATCATTTAATGAAAGTAAACAGCCGCCGGCCAAACCGTGGTCGGGCGCGGGTGGCTCATATTCTAGTTCGGATTACGCCGGGCGCGGGCGATGAAGGCCAGCAAGCCGCCCAGAAACGCATTGATGAAGTCTACAGCCGCCTGCAAAAAGGCGAATCCTTTGATAATTTAGCGCGTGAATATTCTGATGATAAAGATTCGCGCAACACGGGCGGTGTTTTGCCAGTCATTGCTATTGGCGGTCGTCGTTGGGCAGAACCTTTTGAAGATGCCGTTTTCGGTTTGACGACGCCTGGAAGTTATTCCAAACCGATTCAGACGCAGTACGGCTGGCACATTGTTCGGTTGCTGGAGCGTATCCCGACAGAATCGTACGAAGCACTGATGCCTATGTTGCGTCAGAAAGTGGTTACCGATACGCGGGGCGAGGTTATTCGGGAAGCCCTGGCTCAACGCTTGCGGACGCAATATACCGTAACTGAATCGGGTGATGTGCTGAAAAAAGTACTGAATCTGGCCGACAGCAGTCTCACGCAAGGACGCTGGAAAATTCCGGCTCTGGATGCAACGGTTGACCGCAAAACCATCGTACAGGTGAATAAACAAGCGTACACAACGAACGAATTTCTGGATTACGTCTCTCGGCACCAGCAACCCCGCCCCGTGGGTTCGGTAGCTGGCGTGACAATGCAGCGTTTATACCGGAAGTTTGTGGACGATAAATTGGTTGAGCAGGAAGAAAAGAATCTTGAAAATAAGTACCCTGAGTTTCGGGCTTTAATGACTGACATTCGGGACGGCGTCTTGCTGTCGCAGGTGATGGAAACCAACGTTTGGGACAAATCCATGGCGGATTCCTTGGCGCAGCGGCAGCTTTGGGAACAGAACAAAAATAAATACCAATACGATCAACGGGCCATTGCCACGGTGCTGGTTGCTGCCGATAACGAAAGCCTGCAACAAGCGTCTGAGATGCTGGCCAAACGCCCGTACCAGCTTCGCCGGTCGGTAGCCGAGTTGGGGTTTGATGCCAACCAGACAGCCTTAACGTCGAAGTCGCGGGAAGGTCTGTTTGATTTACTGGTGATTTTGATTAAAAACCCGGATTATGTTGTTGAAGTGGCTGGCTCAGCCGATGGCGCTGAACGCGATACGGTTTCGGCAGGTCGGATTCGAAATGTAGTTAATTACCTAACAGCCAATGGCGTGCCTTTGGCGCGAATCATGGAGAAAGACCACGGCAAATTTCGTCCTGGCGTCAAAGGTGAGAAGGCGCGGCGTATCACGTTCCGCTTGTTTTCCAATTCGCGGGCCGATGTGGCGAAGGTGTTGACTGCAAAAAATCCGGCAACGTTGACCTTGCAAGAAGGTATTTTCACAAAGGGGCAGAATCCTTACGTAGACGGTGTAGAGTGGAAAACGGGCAACGCGACTCTGCAACGCGACGGCAAATTTGCGCTGGTGATGATTGAGCGGATTGAGCCGCCCCGTCAGAAAACCTTCGAAGAAGCGCGCGGGGCCGTTATCAACGATTACCAGGTCGTGCTGGAAAAGCAGCTACTTTCCCGCTTACGCCAGCAGTTCCCGGTACAGGCAAACGACGAAGAGGTTCGTAAGCTGGTCAAATAG
- a CDS encoding n-acetylglutamate synthase, whose translation MYNNKVFRSLSNTDNGEVNEQTRFHYRQEGNTVWAEYNGGDIVHGHLLATVSPNNELDMVYHHVNQAGQLMTGRCHSTPEILPDGRIRLHERWQWTSGDLSSGESTLEEI comes from the coding sequence ATGTATAACAACAAAGTATTTCGCTCGCTGTCCAACACGGATAACGGAGAAGTAAATGAACAAACGCGGTTTCACTACCGGCAGGAAGGCAATACGGTTTGGGCCGAATACAACGGTGGCGACATTGTTCACGGGCATTTGCTGGCAACCGTAAGCCCTAACAATGAACTGGATATGGTGTACCACCACGTAAATCAGGCGGGGCAGTTGATGACCGGGCGTTGCCATTCTACGCCGGAGATTCTCCCCGATGGTCGGATTCGGTTGCATGAACGCTGGCAGTGGACAAGTGGCGATCTGTCCAGCGGCGAATCGACCCTTGAAGAAATTTAA
- a CDS encoding acetyl-CoA carboxylase biotin carboxylase subunit — protein sequence MTTAIRKLLVANRGEIALRVMRTCREMGIRTVAIYSEADRLSPHVRYADEAVCVGPPPSSESYLQTDVIIDVCKKLAVDAIHPGYGFLSENANFARAVREAGLIFVGPSPEAIEMMGSKLGAKAAVSTYNIPMVPGTPDAISDREAAKRTAAEIGYPILIKASAGGGGKGMRIVQMEQEFDEQMERAVSEAISSFGDGSVFIEKYVTSPRHVEIQVLGDQHGNIIHLFERECSVQRRHQKVVEEAPSAVLTPEIRAEMGRCAVDVARACGYYGAGTVEFIVDDQLNFYFLEMNTRLQVEHPVTEQITGVDLVKQMIYIAEGKPLTIKQDELEIKGHAVEIRVYAEDPANNFLPDVGTLHTYVRPQGNGVRVDDGFEQGMAIPIYYDPMIAKLITYGATREEAIEKMIRAIDEYQISGVQTTLPFCRFVMEHEAFRSGQFDTHFVQRYFTPQVLQAQPDATETQLAATLAAWLLDQRKPKAESAATSLPVQRSKWKENRLR from the coding sequence ATGACTACTGCCATCCGAAAACTTTTAGTTGCCAACCGGGGCGAAATCGCCTTGCGCGTCATGCGAACCTGCCGCGAAATGGGCATTCGTACCGTGGCTATTTACAGCGAAGCCGACCGGCTCTCGCCCCATGTGCGCTATGCCGACGAAGCGGTCTGCGTTGGCCCGCCGCCCTCATCGGAGTCATACTTACAGACCGATGTCATTATCGATGTTTGTAAAAAATTAGCGGTGGACGCCATCCATCCGGGTTACGGTTTTCTCTCCGAAAATGCCAATTTTGCCCGCGCAGTTCGGGAGGCTGGCCTCATCTTCGTTGGCCCTTCGCCGGAAGCCATTGAAATGATGGGGAGTAAACTGGGCGCGAAGGCTGCCGTTTCTACCTACAACATCCCGATGGTTCCAGGCACCCCCGACGCCATTAGCGACCGCGAGGCCGCCAAACGCACGGCGGCTGAAATCGGCTATCCTATCCTGATCAAAGCCAGCGCGGGTGGTGGTGGCAAGGGCATGCGGATTGTGCAGATGGAGCAGGAATTTGATGAACAGATGGAACGGGCCGTGAGCGAAGCTATTTCGTCTTTTGGCGATGGTTCTGTCTTTATTGAAAAATACGTCACCTCACCCCGACACGTCGAAATTCAGGTTCTGGGCGATCAGCACGGCAATATTATTCATCTTTTTGAACGGGAATGTTCTGTTCAGCGCCGCCACCAGAAAGTAGTAGAAGAAGCGCCTTCGGCTGTTCTGACGCCGGAAATTCGGGCCGAAATGGGCCGCTGCGCTGTTGACGTAGCGCGCGCCTGCGGCTATTATGGGGCCGGAACGGTAGAGTTTATCGTTGACGATCAGCTGAATTTTTACTTCCTGGAAATGAACACGCGGTTGCAGGTTGAGCACCCGGTAACGGAGCAAATTACCGGCGTCGATCTGGTCAAGCAGATGATTTACATTGCCGAGGGAAAACCATTGACCATTAAACAGGACGAGCTGGAAATTAAAGGACACGCGGTCGAAATCCGGGTGTATGCTGAAGATCCCGCTAACAATTTTCTCCCCGATGTAGGCACCTTGCACACCTACGTGCGTCCACAAGGCAACGGGGTTCGCGTTGACGACGGTTTTGAGCAGGGCATGGCTATTCCGATTTATTACGACCCAATGATTGCCAAACTCATTACGTACGGAGCAACGCGGGAGGAAGCCATTGAAAAAATGATTCGGGCCATTGACGAATACCAGATTTCAGGCGTACAGACAACACTGCCTTTCTGCCGTTTTGTGATGGAACACGAAGCGTTTCGCAGCGGTCAGTTTGACACCCATTTTGTGCAGCGATACTTTACGCCACAGGTGCTCCAGGCGCAGCCGGACGCGACAGAAACCCAATTGGCCGCGACGCTGGCAGCCTGGCTTCTGGACCAACGCAAGCCCAAAGCCGAATCTGCCGCAACGAGTTTGCCTGTGCAGCGTAGCAAATGGAAAGAAAATCGCCTGCGATAA
- the gloA2 gene encoding SMU1112c/YaeR family gloxylase I-like metalloprotein, with product MLGLKNIHHIAIICSDYARSKYFYTELLGLNIIQEIYRSERDSYKLDLALNDQYVIELFSFPNPPSRPSRPEATGLRHLAFAVSDVAAAKLFLEAKGVEVEAIRVDSHTGRKFTFFIDPDGLPLELYESE from the coding sequence ATGCTAGGGCTCAAAAATATTCATCACATCGCCATTATCTGTTCGGATTATGCCCGGTCAAAATACTTCTATACTGAGCTACTAGGCTTGAACATTATTCAGGAAATTTACCGGAGCGAGCGGGATTCGTACAAGCTGGATCTGGCCCTTAACGACCAGTATGTTATTGAATTGTTCTCGTTTCCCAATCCGCCTTCCCGGCCCTCACGGCCCGAAGCAACCGGGTTGCGACACCTGGCTTTTGCCGTATCTGATGTGGCCGCTGCCAAACTTTTTTTAGAAGCGAAAGGCGTTGAAGTAGAAGCAATTCGCGTCGATTCGCACACGGGGCGCAAGTTTACATTCTTTATTGACCCCGATGGATTGCCCCTTGAATTATACGAAAGTGAATAG